Proteins from a genomic interval of Chelonoidis abingdonii isolate Lonesome George chromosome 7, CheloAbing_2.0, whole genome shotgun sequence:
- the S1PR1 gene encoding sphingosine 1-phosphate receptor 1 → MESTSSRQKKVFNDSVSDYVHSEIIKKHYNYTGKLNEKADSGIKVTSVVFIIICCFIILENIFVLLTIWKTKKFHRPMYYFIGNLALSDLLAGVAYIANILLSGHKTYSLTPAQWFVREGSMFVALSASVFSLLAIAIERYITMLKMKLHNGSNSFRSFLLISACWVISMILGGLPIMGWNCLDGLQSCSTVLPLYHKHYILFCTTVFTGLLLSIVVLYCRIYSMVRTRSRRLTFRKNITKATRSSEKSLALLKTVIIVLSAFIACWSPLFILLLLDVGCKVKACSILFKAEYFLVLAVLNSATNPIIYTLTNKEMRRAFIKILCCCKCPSADSGAKFKRPIIGGMEFSRSKSDNSSHPQKDEGDCPETIMSSGNVTSSS, encoded by the coding sequence ATGGAGTCTACCAGCAGCCGCCAGAAGAAAGTCTTCAATGACTCAGTCAGCGATTATGTCCACTCTGAAATCATTAAGAAACATTACAACTACACAGGGAAGTTAAATGAGAAGGCAGACAGTGGAATAAAAGTGACCTCAGTGGTTTTTATCATCATTTGTTGCTTTATCATCttagaaaacatttttgtccTGCTGACCATCTGGAAAACCAAGAAGTTTCACCGACCCATGTACTATTTCATTGGGAATTTGGCTCTCTCAGACTTGCTGGCTGGGGTGGCTTATATTGCCAACATTTTGTTATCAGGACACAAAACTTACAGTCTTACCCCTGCCCAGTGGTTTGTCAGGGAAGGCAGCATGTTTGTAGCTTTGTCAGCCTCTGTTTTCAGCCTGCTGGCCATTGCCATTGAGAGGTATATCACCATGCTGAAGATGAAACTCCACAATGGGAGCAACAGCTTCCGCTCCTTCCTACTGATCAGTGCCTGCTGGGTGATATCCATGATCCTAGGGGGGCTCCCTATTATGGGCTGGAACTGCCTCGACGGTCTGCAGAGTTGCTCCACTGTGCTGCCCCTCTACCATAAGCATTATATTCTCTTTTGCACCACAGTTTTCACTGGTCTGTTATTATCCATTGTTGTCCTCTACTGCCGGATCTATTCCATGGTCAGGACTAGGAGCCGCAGGCTGACATTTCGAAAAAACATTACCAAAGCCACGAGGAGCTCAGAGAAATCTCTAGCCTTGCTCAAGACAGTGATCATTGTCCTGAGCGCATTTATTGCCTGCTGGAGTCCCTTGTTCATCCTACTCTTGCTGGATGTCGGGTGCAAAGTGAAGGCCTGTTCAATCCTCTTCAAAGCTGAGTATTTCTTAGTACTGGCTGTGCTCAATTCAGCCACGAACCCTATCATCTATACGTTAACCAACAAAGAGATGCGGAGGGCCTTCATCAAGATCCTGTGCTGTTGCAAATGCCCCTCTGCAGATTCTGGGGCCAAATTCAAGAGGCCAATCATAGGAGGGATGGAGTTCAGTCGAAGCAAATCTGACAATTCCTCCCACCCACAGAAGGATGAGGGTGACTGCCCGGAGACAATCATGTCTTCAGGCAATGTCACCTCGTCTTCTTAG